A region from the Bradyrhizobium sp. CCBAU 53340 genome encodes:
- a CDS encoding NHL repeat-containing protein encodes MPRRFLSPAGARVILGGEVTPDGLVQSIVPSAQTLFGPRGVCLDKNGPMFVCDSGHHRLLIWSRCPSSDQAPADILIGQSDFSREGRNAKRDIGPDTLNFPTGVAAADGILAVADAWNHRILIWNRYPSASNQPADVVLGQADFVSGLANRGRAVSRSDTLNWCYGVAIFQGRLIVCDTGNRRVLIWNGIPTANGTPADLVLGQRDFVTRDDNAGGDVCATSMRWPHGIACHDGALAISDAGNNRVMVWRHFPTVSGTPCDFVLGQDDFAGVDHNRSSYDPSSSAMSMPYGLVIWDGQLVVCDTANSRLLGFHLQDLAMDAPATGLAAQNGFADKGDNRWRAASRDSLCWPYAASAVGRTLAIADTGNNRILIWDKTP; translated from the coding sequence GTGCCACGCCGGTTTCTCTCGCCGGCCGGCGCCCGCGTGATTCTGGGTGGAGAGGTCACGCCGGACGGACTTGTGCAATCGATCGTTCCGTCGGCCCAGACGTTGTTCGGCCCGCGTGGGGTGTGTCTCGACAAGAACGGGCCCATGTTCGTCTGCGACAGTGGCCATCATCGGCTGCTGATCTGGAGCCGCTGTCCGTCCTCCGATCAAGCGCCCGCCGATATTCTGATCGGTCAATCCGACTTCTCGCGCGAGGGCCGCAACGCCAAGCGCGACATCGGCCCCGACACGCTCAACTTCCCGACCGGCGTCGCTGCCGCAGACGGCATCCTGGCCGTGGCGGATGCATGGAATCACCGGATCCTGATCTGGAATCGCTATCCATCCGCCTCGAACCAGCCCGCCGATGTGGTTCTAGGTCAGGCGGACTTCGTCTCAGGCCTAGCCAATCGCGGAAGAGCGGTGTCTCGCTCCGACACACTGAATTGGTGCTACGGGGTCGCGATCTTCCAGGGCAGGCTGATCGTCTGCGACACCGGAAATCGCCGCGTTCTGATCTGGAACGGCATTCCGACCGCCAACGGCACGCCGGCCGATCTGGTCCTCGGCCAAAGAGACTTCGTCACCCGTGATGACAATGCCGGCGGCGACGTCTGTGCCACCAGCATGCGGTGGCCGCACGGCATCGCCTGCCATGACGGCGCACTCGCGATCTCGGACGCGGGCAACAATCGCGTCATGGTATGGCGCCATTTCCCCACCGTCAGCGGGACGCCGTGCGATTTCGTGCTGGGCCAGGACGATTTCGCGGGCGTCGATCACAATCGCAGCTCGTACGATCCATCCTCGAGCGCGATGAGCATGCCCTATGGTCTCGTCATCTGGGATGGCCAGCTCGTGGTCTGCGATACCGCAAATTCGCGGCTGCTTGGCTTCCATCTCCAGGACCTCGCCATGGATGCGCCGGCCACAGGGCTGGCGGCCCAGAACGGCTTTGCCGACAAAGGTGACAATCGCTGGCGCGCGGCAAGTCGCGACAGCCTGTGCTGGCCTTATGCTGCTTCGGCAGTCGGTCGGACTCTGGCGATCGCCGACACCGGCAACAACCGGATCCTGATCTGGGACAAAACACCATGA
- a CDS encoding hydrogenase, whose translation MTNLLWLQGGACSGNTMSFLNAEEPSACDLVTDFGINVLWHPSLGLELGENLKKLLNALTSGQMPLDIFVFEGTVVNAPNGTGEWNRFAGRPMKDWVTDLAKVAGYTVAIGDCATYGGIPATAPNPSESQGLQFLKRQQGGYLGTSYRSKAGLPVINIPGCPAHPDWITQIVVAVATGRGAELSLDEFQRPKTFFTSFTQTGCTRNMHFAYKVSATEYGQRKGCLFYDLGCRGPMTHSPCNRILWNRQSSKTRAGMPCMGCTEPEFPFFELAPGTVFKTQTLMGVPKDLPSGVDKAGYVKLTAAAKAASPAWAEEDIFVV comes from the coding sequence ATGACTAATCTTCTTTGGCTCCAGGGGGGAGCGTGCTCCGGCAACACGATGTCGTTTCTCAATGCCGAGGAGCCAAGCGCCTGTGATCTCGTCACAGATTTCGGCATCAACGTCCTATGGCACCCATCGCTCGGCCTTGAGCTCGGCGAGAATCTGAAGAAGCTTCTCAACGCGCTGACATCAGGACAGATGCCGCTCGATATTTTCGTGTTCGAGGGCACGGTGGTCAACGCGCCGAATGGCACTGGCGAATGGAATCGCTTTGCGGGCCGCCCGATGAAAGATTGGGTCACCGATCTTGCCAAGGTCGCCGGCTATACTGTCGCGATTGGCGACTGTGCAACATATGGCGGTATTCCCGCGACTGCTCCCAATCCGTCAGAAAGCCAAGGACTACAATTTCTCAAACGTCAGCAAGGTGGCTATCTCGGCACAAGCTACCGATCAAAGGCAGGCTTGCCCGTCATCAACATACCGGGATGCCCAGCCCATCCGGATTGGATCACGCAAATTGTCGTCGCGGTGGCGACCGGCAGAGGTGCTGAACTCTCGCTCGACGAGTTTCAACGCCCAAAGACGTTTTTCACGAGCTTCACCCAGACCGGCTGTACGCGGAACATGCATTTTGCCTATAAGGTCTCAGCCACGGAATATGGCCAGCGAAAGGGGTGCCTGTTCTACGATCTCGGCTGCCGTGGACCGATGACGCATTCACCCTGCAACCGCATTCTCTGGAATCGGCAATCGTCGAAGACCCGAGCAGGCATGCCGTGCATGGGCTGTACCGAGCCGGAATTTCCGTTCTTTGAGCTGGCCCCCGGGACGGTATTCAAGACCCAGACTCTGATGGGCGTGCCCAAGGATCTGCCGTCCGGCGTTGACAAAGCCGGTTACGTCAAGCTGACCGCGGCCGCGAAAGCCGCCTCACCAGCATGGGCCGAGGAAGACATCTTCGTCGTCTGA
- a CDS encoding nickel-dependent hydrogenase large subunit has product MPSAVQTLDISPVGRVEGDLDVRVNIQDGVVVDAWTQAELFRGFEIILRDKDPQAGLVVTPRACGICGASHLTCAAWALDTAWQTEVPRNAILARNLGQLVESLQSLPRHHYGLFMIDYTHKNYSSSKYYKEAVRRYAPFTGANYEIGVTISGKPVEIYALLGGQWPHSSYMVPGGVMCAPTLTDVTRAWSILEYFRREWMEKIWLGCSLERYEQIKSYDDFMAWLDETPHHANSDLGMFWRMSIDCGMDKYGQGHGRFVSWGYLPHEDKYQKPTIEGRNAAVIMKSGVYDGRSDTFKLMDQNFTREDTAHAWYDEPGGLHPFDRKTVPTQKNAVDMGGKYSWATAVCHDESGRLEAGPLSRQLIAGGKHGESWQHYDPLVLDMYKKLGGASVMLRHFARMHEGVKLYRQAEHALREFRLNDPWYIKPNERDGRGWGATEAIRGALCHWIDVKDGKIKNYQIIAPTTWNVGPRAADGTRGPMEQALIGSPIKDPSDPVEVGHVCRSYDSCLVCTVHAHDAKTGEELARFRTA; this is encoded by the coding sequence ATGCCAAGCGCAGTGCAAACTCTGGACATTTCGCCGGTCGGCCGGGTCGAAGGCGATCTCGACGTGCGTGTCAACATCCAGGATGGGGTCGTGGTCGACGCCTGGACCCAAGCGGAGCTGTTTCGCGGTTTCGAAATCATTCTGCGTGACAAGGATCCCCAAGCCGGCCTCGTTGTCACACCGCGCGCCTGCGGCATTTGCGGCGCCTCGCATCTGACCTGCGCCGCATGGGCGCTCGATACGGCCTGGCAGACCGAGGTGCCACGCAACGCCATCCTGGCCCGAAATCTCGGCCAGCTCGTCGAGAGTCTGCAGAGCCTTCCGCGCCATCACTACGGGCTCTTCATGATCGACTACACTCACAAGAATTATTCGAGCTCGAAATATTATAAAGAGGCGGTGAGGCGCTACGCTCCCTTCACCGGCGCAAATTACGAAATCGGCGTGACGATTTCTGGCAAGCCCGTCGAAATCTATGCTCTGCTGGGCGGGCAATGGCCCCACTCGAGCTACATGGTACCGGGCGGGGTGATGTGTGCCCCGACGCTCACCGACGTGACGCGCGCCTGGTCGATCCTCGAGTATTTCCGCCGCGAATGGATGGAAAAGATATGGCTAGGCTGCTCGCTCGAGCGGTACGAACAAATCAAAAGCTATGACGATTTCATGGCCTGGCTTGATGAAACGCCGCACCACGCCAATTCTGATCTGGGCATGTTCTGGCGGATGAGCATCGATTGCGGCATGGACAAGTATGGTCAAGGTCACGGCCGCTTCGTGTCCTGGGGATACCTTCCCCACGAGGACAAGTATCAGAAACCGACGATCGAAGGCCGCAACGCCGCGGTCATCATGAAGAGCGGCGTCTACGATGGCCGTAGCGATACGTTCAAGCTCATGGACCAGAACTTTACGCGCGAAGACACAGCCCATGCTTGGTACGATGAGCCGGGTGGGCTGCATCCGTTTGACCGCAAGACTGTACCGACCCAGAAGAACGCCGTCGACATGGGTGGAAAGTATTCCTGGGCCACCGCCGTGTGTCACGATGAAAGCGGCCGGCTCGAAGCTGGGCCGCTATCGCGGCAGCTGATCGCAGGCGGCAAGCACGGCGAGAGCTGGCAACATTACGATCCGCTGGTCCTTGATATGTACAAGAAGCTGGGGGGCGCCAGCGTCATGCTCAGGCACTTCGCCCGCATGCACGAAGGTGTCAAGTTATACCGGCAAGCTGAACACGCGCTTCGTGAGTTTCGGCTGAACGACCCGTGGTATATCAAGCCCAACGAGCGCGACGGGCGCGGCTGGGGCGCCACAGAGGCAATCCGAGGAGCGCTGTGCCATTGGATCGACGTCAAGGACGGCAAGATCAAGAACTACCAGATCATTGCGCCGACTACCTGGAATGTTGGACCGCGGGCGGCGGACGGCACCCGAGGACCGATGGAGCAGGCCTTGATCGGCTCGCCTATCAAGGATCCGAGCGATCCCGTTGAAGTCGGCCATGTCTGCCGCTCCTATGATTCGTGCTTGGTTTGCACGGTCCACGCGCACGACGCAAAGACAGGAGAGGAACTGGCGCGCTTTAGAACAGCCTGA
- a CDS encoding NifU family protein, with product MNAHESTPTLREDLAGFVGDIERLETVVATWDETQRGVVSAYKIAIEALNAEAFRRLIRALKADPAALAAMKSAASDELVYAVLRRYNLLRAALNERVEQALESVRPMLKSHGGDVELVSVRPPAVEVRFKGACDGCPASALTFHAGVKKALQDVCPEITDVIQVKGLAAASEGGVRFISPFALNAEGQWIPAGAWADFPEGLVRAMELGGRKIILSRSGESISCFENACAHLGLPIHDGEVQGGIITCPYHGFRYDLASGECLTAPEVQLQPHAVRIIGTRVEVRITA from the coding sequence ATGAACGCTCACGAATCGACACCAACACTTCGGGAGGATCTCGCCGGCTTTGTCGGCGATATCGAGCGGTTGGAAACGGTCGTGGCGACCTGGGATGAAACGCAGCGGGGCGTCGTTTCCGCCTACAAGATCGCGATCGAAGCGCTCAATGCGGAAGCGTTCCGGCGCCTGATACGTGCCTTGAAGGCCGATCCCGCCGCGCTGGCCGCCATGAAGAGCGCAGCTTCGGACGAGCTCGTCTACGCGGTGCTGCGGCGCTACAACCTCTTGAGGGCGGCCCTCAACGAGCGGGTCGAGCAGGCACTCGAAAGCGTCCGGCCGATGCTGAAATCGCATGGTGGGGATGTCGAACTCGTCTCGGTTCGCCCGCCGGCAGTGGAGGTTCGGTTCAAGGGAGCCTGCGACGGCTGTCCCGCCTCGGCGCTGACATTCCATGCCGGCGTGAAGAAGGCGCTTCAGGATGTCTGCCCCGAGATCACCGACGTTATTCAGGTCAAGGGGCTGGCCGCGGCGAGCGAAGGCGGCGTTCGGTTCATCAGCCCCTTCGCGCTGAATGCGGAAGGACAGTGGATACCGGCGGGAGCTTGGGCGGATTTTCCGGAGGGCTTGGTCCGCGCGATGGAATTGGGCGGACGCAAGATCATCCTGTCACGTAGTGGGGAATCGATCTCCTGTTTCGAGAATGCCTGCGCGCATCTCGGCCTTCCGATCCATGATGGCGAGGTGCAGGGCGGCATCATCACCTGTCCCTATCATGGGTTCAGATACGACCTCGCCAGTGGCGAATGCCTGACCGCGCCTGAGGTGCAACTGCAGCCGCACGCGGTCAGGATCATCGGAACCAGGGTTGAAGTGAGGATAACGGCATAG
- a CDS encoding hydrogenase maturation protease: protein MIAVVACGNPNRSDDGAGLAVLGQLKDRGFGQNADIRLLDAGTDGMAAMFAARGCRTLIIVDACRSGSEPGAIFEVPGHELTKPYGGGLNLHDFRWEHALFAGKAIFRDAFPDDVIVFLIEAEQLDLGLSLSCRVSQAVMKVAARIEELLRTPQEAVPVG from the coding sequence GTGATTGCCGTGGTTGCTTGTGGAAATCCAAATCGTTCCGACGACGGCGCCGGTCTTGCTGTTCTCGGGCAGCTCAAAGATCGGGGGTTCGGACAGAATGCTGACATTCGTCTGCTCGACGCTGGCACCGACGGGATGGCGGCGATGTTCGCTGCGCGGGGCTGCCGAACGCTGATTATCGTCGATGCCTGCAGATCCGGCTCCGAGCCGGGCGCAATCTTCGAGGTCCCAGGACACGAATTGACCAAACCTTATGGAGGTGGACTTAATCTGCACGACTTTCGCTGGGAGCACGCACTTTTCGCCGGAAAGGCGATATTTCGCGATGCGTTTCCCGACGATGTCATCGTATTTCTGATCGAGGCAGAGCAACTCGATCTTGGTCTGTCGCTATCTTGTCGTGTATCGCAGGCGGTCATGAAGGTCGCCGCTAGGATCGAAGAGTTGCTGCGAACGCCCCAGGAGGCCGTGCCGGTGGGCTGA
- a CDS encoding sigma-54 dependent transcriptional regulator, with protein MRDLQTVLIIARSGPEWAAIADTLSDQYDYRVLSADSVENARASLADAQVDIALVEYGEGKGLKFLVDLRVSHPDVIRILALEAKTEIGQREMAPAGIYQLIRKPLDANQIGLMVERGLEARELARRHRLLTREFKFPANATGIHARPILPMQPESRRFEKLVYVSEKLHNLSELARKAAKTELPILIQGATGTGKELLARAIHYNSGRRDSPLLVQNCGGMSDELLQSELFGHKRGAFTGAVSDRLGLFRAADRGTVFLDEISEVSSSFQVSLLRFLQEGEVKPLGSDKIVTSNVRIIAASNRPLRALVAAGKFRQDLYFRLRGFELEVPSLSDRREDIPVLAEFFAAKHSEAMGRKILGISAAVLEKLSAYDFPGNVRELENEIRRMVSLTEEGEYVTTTHMSPAILAAPPRSRFKSAGGYELRGTTLKEKVECLEKQVVAEVLSRHRWNQSKAANELGLSRVGLSNKIKRYSLDEAE; from the coding sequence ATGCGCGACCTGCAAACAGTGCTGATCATCGCGCGGAGCGGCCCTGAATGGGCTGCCATCGCAGACACCTTGTCAGACCAATACGACTACCGCGTTCTTTCCGCCGATTCGGTCGAAAATGCGAGGGCATCCCTGGCCGACGCCCAAGTAGACATTGCTCTCGTCGAGTATGGCGAAGGCAAAGGTCTGAAGTTCCTCGTTGATCTACGAGTATCTCATCCTGACGTGATCCGCATCCTGGCGCTCGAGGCCAAGACCGAGATCGGCCAACGGGAAATGGCGCCCGCCGGCATCTATCAGCTCATCCGTAAGCCGCTGGACGCCAACCAGATTGGACTTATGGTGGAGCGTGGCCTTGAGGCCCGTGAACTTGCCCGTCGACATCGCCTTCTTACACGAGAGTTCAAATTTCCAGCGAATGCCACAGGCATTCACGCAAGGCCCATTCTGCCGATGCAGCCGGAGAGCCGCCGTTTCGAAAAGCTCGTCTACGTCAGTGAAAAACTACACAACCTCAGCGAGCTCGCGCGAAAAGCAGCCAAAACGGAGCTGCCTATCTTGATTCAGGGGGCAACGGGGACGGGCAAAGAGCTTCTCGCTCGCGCCATTCATTACAACTCTGGCCGCCGCGACAGCCCGTTGCTGGTCCAAAACTGCGGGGGGATGTCCGATGAGCTCTTACAATCCGAGCTCTTTGGGCACAAGCGCGGCGCTTTTACGGGCGCTGTCTCAGACCGGCTGGGCCTTTTTCGCGCCGCGGACCGGGGAACGGTATTCCTCGATGAAATATCCGAGGTGTCTTCATCTTTTCAGGTGAGCCTGCTTCGTTTCCTGCAGGAGGGAGAGGTCAAGCCGCTCGGCTCCGACAAGATCGTCACCAGCAATGTCCGCATTATCGCTGCCTCCAACCGTCCTCTCCGCGCGTTGGTCGCCGCGGGCAAATTCCGACAGGATCTCTATTTCCGCCTGCGGGGATTCGAGCTGGAAGTTCCCTCGCTGAGTGATCGCCGAGAGGATATCCCGGTGCTAGCGGAGTTCTTTGCCGCCAAGCACAGCGAGGCGATGGGGCGCAAGATCCTTGGAATTTCTGCAGCCGTTCTCGAAAAGCTCTCCGCTTACGACTTTCCGGGAAACGTTCGAGAACTTGAGAACGAAATCCGCCGCATGGTGTCACTGACGGAGGAGGGGGAGTACGTCACCACCACGCACATGTCGCCCGCTATATTGGCGGCCCCGCCGCGCTCCCGCTTCAAGTCAGCCGGCGGGTACGAGCTGCGGGGCACCACCTTGAAAGAAAAGGTCGAATGCCTCGAAAAGCAAGTTGTCGCCGAAGTGCTGTCGCGGCATCGGTGGAATCAAAGCAAGGCTGCGAACGAACTTGGACTCTCGCGCGTTGGACTTTCCAACAAGATCAAGCGCTATAGCCTCGATGAGGCAGAGTGA
- a CDS encoding ABC transporter substrate-binding protein, with protein MRVTSLLATCVSLLALICGSADAQETVKLGVLNDQSGAFASYQGIGSVIAAQLAVEDYGGKAGGRQVEVVSADHQNKSDTGVNIARRWYENEGVDAIFDVPNSAIALAVAGMSAEKNKVFVGSGAGTALLTGEKCTPNTVHWTYDTYAYGRGLGKTIVEQGGKKWFFITADYAFGHDLEKQASESVKASGGQVLGAVRHPLGTADFASFLLQAQASGADIIGIANAGDDTITSMKQAAEFGLTKDHKLVGLILGMNGIPSLGLQFAQGAQIMNPFYWDLNEATRSFAKRFSERIPSKAYPNDMQAGVYAGVIHYLKAVDKVGGAKDGRAVVAAMKELPTDDSLFGKGFIRKDGRKIHPLYLLQVKSPDQSKSKWDLLKVVGIIKGEDAFRPENEGNCPLSKQ; from the coding sequence ATGAGGGTGACAAGCCTATTGGCGACGTGCGTCTCCTTGCTTGCGCTGATTTGCGGATCGGCCGATGCGCAGGAAACGGTGAAGCTCGGCGTTCTCAATGACCAGTCCGGAGCATTTGCAAGCTATCAGGGCATTGGGTCCGTCATCGCGGCTCAATTGGCTGTCGAGGATTATGGCGGAAAGGCTGGCGGCAGGCAGGTCGAAGTCGTCAGTGCGGATCACCAGAACAAGTCGGACACCGGCGTCAACATCGCGCGTCGCTGGTATGAGAATGAGGGCGTCGATGCAATCTTCGACGTCCCCAACTCGGCGATTGCGCTGGCAGTCGCGGGGATGAGCGCCGAAAAGAACAAGGTGTTCGTCGGCTCTGGCGCCGGTACGGCATTGTTGACTGGAGAAAAGTGTACGCCGAATACGGTGCACTGGACTTACGACACCTATGCTTATGGCCGCGGGCTCGGCAAGACCATCGTCGAGCAGGGCGGCAAAAAGTGGTTCTTCATCACGGCCGATTATGCCTTCGGCCACGATCTGGAGAAGCAGGCGTCCGAATCGGTCAAGGCATCCGGGGGACAGGTCCTCGGAGCCGTCCGTCATCCCCTCGGGACGGCCGACTTCGCCTCGTTCCTGCTGCAGGCGCAGGCTTCCGGCGCCGACATCATCGGTATCGCCAACGCCGGCGACGATACGATCACTTCGATGAAGCAGGCCGCCGAGTTCGGCCTGACCAAAGATCACAAACTGGTCGGTCTGATTCTGGGCATGAACGGCATTCCGTCTCTCGGGCTGCAATTCGCCCAAGGCGCCCAAATCATGAATCCGTTCTACTGGGACCTCAACGAGGCCACCCGGTCCTTCGCCAAGCGCTTCTCGGAGCGCATCCCATCCAAGGCCTATCCCAACGACATGCAAGCCGGCGTCTACGCTGGCGTCATTCACTACCTGAAGGCCGTCGACAAGGTCGGTGGCGCGAAAGACGGTAGGGCGGTCGTTGCCGCCATGAAGGAGCTTCCGACCGACGATTCCTTGTTCGGCAAAGGTTTCATCCGCAAGGACGGACGTAAGATCCATCCGCTCTATCTCCTCCAGGTCAAATCGCCCGACCAGTCGAAATCCAAGTGGGACCTCCTGAAGGTTGTCGGGATCATCAAGGGCGAAGATGCCTTCAGACCCGAGAACGAGGGCAATTGTCCTCTCAGCAAACAATAA
- a CDS encoding bifunctional diguanylate cyclase/phosphodiesterase, with translation MAFPVNFIAAALASCMNDVRCWLTAAKPSPLESCRSGEAGPLEQLRLDNDRLRRELKRLSDFLDTSSEVVWETDDQLTITSGKEDLGLPAGQIGIKLAEALGINPLASKSWIEYLQALSNRKPFRGFEICLDGRAGDELWLEINGNPTFARGKFQGYRGTCRNVTERKLHEAQIAFLAAHDPLTRLANRRSFHELVERAVGTRGRHKRIAILCLDLDGFKSVNDTLGHGVGDALLLEVAQRLKSCAKTTDLVARLGGDEFAILRVDAADPEDASSLAERILASIGEPYFLDEHRVMIGTSIGINITACSENGTDEVIKNADVALYQAKSDGRGTYRIFQNEMNVRLQERLQLEVDLRQALQRSEFELFYQPIVNIESKQIVTFEALLRWHHPQKGTIPPTTFIPLAEETGLIVPIGDWVLQQACRDAASWPQDVRVAVNLSSVQFRRGALELSVTRALAAAGLHGSRLELEITESILLHDEEITRDILNRLRVLGVHIAIDDFGTGYSALSYLRSFPLDKIKIDRSFVQDLSRETSAAAIVRAISELGQALDMTIVAEGVETAEQLRILGDQRCTQAQGYFIAYPQPAAQLIRVIEELKAVA, from the coding sequence ATGGCATTTCCGGTCAACTTTATCGCGGCGGCGCTTGCAAGCTGCATGAACGATGTCCGCTGTTGGTTGACTGCAGCAAAGCCTAGCCCGCTAGAATCATGTCGCTCTGGCGAAGCCGGCCCGCTCGAGCAGCTTAGATTGGACAATGACCGTTTGAGGCGCGAGCTCAAACGCCTGAGCGATTTCCTTGATACCTCTTCGGAGGTCGTCTGGGAAACCGATGACCAGCTGACGATTACAAGCGGCAAGGAAGACCTCGGGCTGCCGGCCGGCCAAATTGGAATCAAGTTGGCGGAGGCCTTGGGGATCAATCCGCTCGCGAGCAAATCCTGGATCGAATATCTGCAGGCTCTTTCCAATCGAAAGCCATTTCGGGGGTTCGAAATCTGCTTGGACGGACGTGCGGGGGACGAGCTTTGGCTGGAGATCAACGGCAATCCGACATTTGCGAGGGGTAAATTCCAGGGTTATCGAGGCACCTGCCGGAATGTGACCGAGCGCAAGCTGCACGAGGCGCAAATTGCATTTCTGGCGGCCCACGATCCCCTCACAAGACTGGCCAACCGGCGCAGCTTTCACGAGCTTGTGGAGCGCGCGGTTGGAACACGAGGGCGGCACAAGCGCATTGCGATTTTGTGTCTGGACCTTGATGGCTTCAAAAGCGTCAATGATACGCTTGGACATGGCGTTGGCGATGCCCTGCTGCTTGAGGTGGCGCAGCGATTGAAATCTTGCGCCAAGACGACAGACCTCGTCGCTCGGCTTGGCGGGGACGAGTTCGCGATTCTGCGGGTTGATGCCGCCGATCCTGAGGACGCCAGCAGCCTCGCTGAGAGAATCCTCGCATCCATTGGCGAACCCTACTTCCTCGATGAACACCGGGTGATGATTGGCACGAGCATTGGCATAAATATCACGGCATGCTCCGAAAACGGAACAGACGAAGTGATTAAGAATGCCGATGTGGCGCTCTATCAGGCAAAGTCCGATGGACGCGGCACCTATCGAATATTCCAGAACGAAATGAACGTCCGTTTGCAAGAGCGCCTGCAGCTCGAGGTAGACCTTCGCCAGGCTTTGCAACGATCTGAGTTCGAACTGTTTTATCAGCCCATCGTGAATATCGAATCCAAGCAGATTGTCACGTTCGAAGCGCTCTTACGCTGGCATCATCCGCAAAAAGGGACGATACCCCCTACGACCTTTATTCCCCTCGCCGAAGAGACAGGGCTCATCGTTCCGATTGGTGATTGGGTGCTTCAGCAGGCCTGCCGCGATGCCGCATCATGGCCGCAAGACGTAAGAGTTGCGGTCAATCTGTCGTCTGTTCAATTCAGGCGCGGAGCCTTGGAACTGTCCGTGACCCGCGCCCTGGCTGCTGCGGGCTTGCATGGGTCTCGTCTCGAACTGGAGATTACCGAGAGCATTCTGCTGCACGACGAAGAGATCACGCGCGACATTCTCAATAGGTTGCGGGTGCTAGGAGTTCACATCGCCATAGATGACTTCGGCACAGGCTACTCCGCATTGAGCTATCTGCGGAGCTTCCCATTGGACAAGATCAAGATCGACCGATCCTTTGTGCAGGATCTCAGCCGCGAGACGAGCGCGGCGGCGATTGTCAGGGCAATTTCCGAGTTGGGGCAAGCCTTGGACATGACCATTGTCGCTGAGGGGGTTGAGACAGCTGAGCAGCTTAGGATTCTTGGTGACCAACGCTGCACGCAAGCCCAAGGCTACTTCATCGCTTACCCCCAGCCTGCGGCGCAGCTGATCCGCGTCATTGAGGAGCTGAAAGCTGTTGCCTAA
- a CDS encoding cytochrome P450: MSQFASTRIDPFADEVLRDPYPAYQTFRELGPVFRIEPYDIWAMARYEQVDSTLKDWQTFISGEGVGLKGMNPALPRPMTLQIDPPDHEKGRRILARTMSPGVAKNLRDTFQKEAERKIGELVERGTFDAMTDLAIAYPLKVFPDAIGVSEEGRENLLAWSTFVFNSFGPDNHILARSRDPGLTAQKWIMDRCARSALRPDGIGTMIYEAADAGEITEHEATHLVRPFLTAGVDTTINGLGNTLLALASHPMQFAKLHERPALARNAFEEGLRYDSPVQTFFRTTSREVEMAGDIIPARTKVLVFMASANRDPARWQEPERFDVERPVTGHVGFGSGIHACVGQMIARLEGELVLTELAKRVKSIELIAEPERMLNNTLRGLKSMPVRVTAA, encoded by the coding sequence ATGAGCCAGTTTGCTTCTACTCGGATCGATCCGTTCGCTGATGAGGTGCTGAGGGATCCGTATCCGGCGTACCAGACCTTTCGCGAACTGGGACCGGTGTTCAGGATCGAGCCGTACGACATCTGGGCCATGGCGCGGTATGAGCAGGTTGATTCCACGCTCAAGGATTGGCAGACCTTCATCAGCGGAGAGGGCGTCGGCCTAAAGGGTATGAACCCAGCGCTGCCCCGGCCGATGACGCTACAGATCGACCCGCCCGATCACGAGAAGGGACGCCGAATCCTCGCCCGGACCATGTCACCGGGCGTAGCGAAGAACCTGCGCGACACCTTTCAGAAGGAGGCCGAGAGGAAAATCGGCGAGCTCGTCGAGCGGGGGACCTTCGACGCGATGACAGATCTGGCCATAGCTTATCCCCTAAAGGTGTTCCCCGACGCCATTGGCGTCTCAGAGGAGGGACGCGAGAACCTGCTTGCCTGGAGCACGTTCGTCTTCAACAGCTTCGGACCGGATAATCACATTCTCGCCAGATCTCGTGATCCAGGGCTGACCGCGCAGAAATGGATCATGGACCGTTGCGCACGCAGCGCGCTCAGACCCGATGGCATTGGAACGATGATCTACGAAGCTGCTGATGCAGGTGAGATTACTGAACACGAGGCCACGCATTTGGTCCGGCCATTCCTAACTGCGGGTGTCGACACGACGATCAATGGACTGGGGAATACCTTGCTTGCACTCGCAAGCCATCCAATGCAATTCGCCAAACTACACGAGCGCCCGGCACTCGCCCGCAATGCGTTTGAGGAAGGGCTACGCTATGATTCACCTGTGCAGACCTTCTTCCGCACCACCTCGCGTGAAGTGGAAATGGCGGGCGATATCATACCAGCGAGGACCAAAGTGCTGGTCTTCATGGCATCCGCCAACCGTGATCCGGCTCGTTGGCAAGAGCCCGAGCGCTTCGATGTGGAGCGACCTGTAACAGGACATGTGGGCTTCGGCTCCGGCATTCATGCTTGTGTGGGCCAGATGATCGCACGCTTGGAGGGTGAGTTGGTTCTAACGGAACTTGCGAAGCGGGTAAAATCAATTGAACTCATTGCCGAACCCGAGCGCATGCTAAATAACACCCTTCGGGGGCTCAAAAGTATGCCAGTCCGCGTGACTGCTGCCTGA